One genomic region from Anabaena sp. PCC 7108 encodes:
- the pstC gene encoding phosphate ABC transporter permease subunit PstC — protein sequence MTTNFQNLSSTVKQRSELDKSLDMGFIWVTRVFALAIAVTLIWITLQVAIGAWPAIQKFGFGFLVKSSWNPVNDEYGVLPAVYGTIVSSFIGLLLAVPIGVGTAILLSENFLPSQVRLVLVFLVELLAAIPSVVYGVWGIFVLVPILNNLGKWLHSYLGWLPIFSSVPTGPGMLPAGVILAIMTLPIITAISRDALISLPPSLRQAAIGLGATRWETITQVLIPAAFSGIVSAIMLALGRAMGETMAVTMLIGNSNNINISLLAPSNTISSLLANQFSEASGLQVAALMYAALVLFFLTLVVNILAEYIVLRVKRL from the coding sequence ATGACTACAAATTTCCAGAATTTGTCATCAACAGTTAAACAGCGCTCAGAACTAGATAAATCCCTGGATATGGGCTTTATTTGGGTGACGAGAGTTTTTGCCCTAGCGATCGCTGTTACTCTGATATGGATTACCTTACAAGTGGCTATTGGCGCTTGGCCTGCTATCCAAAAATTTGGTTTCGGTTTTTTAGTTAAAAGCAGTTGGAACCCGGTTAATGATGAGTATGGGGTTCTCCCAGCCGTTTATGGAACAATAGTCAGTTCTTTTATTGGCTTGTTGTTAGCTGTACCCATTGGTGTTGGCACTGCGATTTTATTAAGTGAGAACTTTTTGCCTTCTCAGGTACGACTAGTACTAGTATTTTTGGTAGAACTACTGGCAGCTATTCCCAGCGTTGTCTACGGAGTCTGGGGAATTTTTGTCTTGGTTCCCATCTTAAATAACTTGGGAAAATGGCTACATAGTTATCTTGGCTGGCTACCAATTTTTAGCTCTGTACCCACTGGACCGGGAATGTTACCAGCAGGTGTGATCTTAGCGATTATGACTTTGCCAATCATCACTGCTATATCCCGCGATGCTTTAATTTCTCTTCCCCCTAGCTTACGCCAAGCAGCCATCGGACTAGGCGCAACTCGTTGGGAGACAATTACTCAAGTGCTGATTCCTGCGGCTTTCTCTGGCATTGTCAGTGCCATCATGTTAGCACTCGGTCGGGCAATGGGTGAAACAATGGCTGTAACCATGTTGATAGGTAATTCTAACAACATTAATATCTCTTTGTTAGCACCATCTAATACCATTTCGTCTCTATTGGCGAATCAATTTTCGGAAGCTAGTGGTTTGCAAGTTGCAGCTTTAATGTACGCAGCTTTGGTTCTGTTTTTCTTAACACTAGTAGTTAATATTTTGGCAGAGTATATTGTTCTCCGAGTTAAGCGACTGTAG
- the pstS gene encoding phosphate ABC transporter substrate-binding protein PstS: MVLHLNLNLVKNNRLTSSVTILALTIGLAACGGQSSPDNTATNETPGTTQNTTASSPAKLDLGGNVTLTGAGASFPAPLYQTWSTELNKKYPNLQVNYQSVGSGAGVEQFIKGTVDFGASDVAMKDEEIAKVPEDRGVILLPVTAGSIVLAYNLPDVPDLKLPRAVYTDILLGKIKSWDDPAIAKANPEAKLPKQPITVVYRADGSGTTGVFTKHLSAISPEWKTKVGEGKSVKWPVGVGGKGNEGVTAQILQTQGSIGYTEYGYAKQSNLKFAALENKSGKIVQATEESASKTLEAVTLPENLRAFISDPEGADSYPIVTYSWILAYKKYPDAAKAKAMEATIEYALTDGQKLAAELGYVPLPANVVAKVASAADQISPEYKIAVGSATSASK; the protein is encoded by the coding sequence GTGGCGGACAGTCAAGCCCAGACAACACAGCTACAAATGAAACTCCAGGGACTACTCAAAACACGACTGCCTCCAGTCCAGCAAAATTGGATCTTGGTGGAAATGTTACCTTAACTGGTGCTGGCGCATCTTTTCCAGCACCACTTTATCAAACTTGGTCTACTGAGTTGAACAAAAAATATCCCAATTTGCAAGTAAACTATCAGTCGGTAGGTAGCGGGGCTGGGGTTGAGCAATTTATCAAAGGGACTGTAGATTTTGGTGCTAGTGATGTGGCGATGAAAGATGAAGAAATCGCTAAAGTACCAGAAGATAGAGGTGTGATTTTACTGCCTGTAACTGCTGGTAGCATCGTCCTAGCTTATAATCTCCCAGATGTTCCCGATCTCAAGCTACCACGAGCAGTTTATACTGATATTCTCCTGGGTAAAATCAAGTCATGGGATGACCCAGCAATTGCTAAAGCTAACCCGGAAGCAAAGCTGCCTAAGCAACCAATCACGGTTGTATATCGTGCAGATGGAAGTGGTACTACAGGTGTATTTACAAAACATCTAAGTGCTATCAGTCCAGAGTGGAAAACTAAAGTTGGTGAAGGTAAAAGTGTAAAATGGCCTGTGGGAGTTGGTGGTAAGGGTAATGAAGGTGTTACTGCCCAAATCCTGCAAACTCAAGGGTCAATTGGTTACACAGAATACGGCTACGCCAAACAAAGTAATCTTAAGTTTGCTGCATTGGAAAACAAAAGTGGCAAGATTGTTCAAGCTACTGAGGAATCAGCATCTAAAACTCTAGAAGCTGTAACTCTACCAGAAAATCTCCGTGCTTTCATTTCCGATCCAGAAGGTGCAGATTCTTATCCTATTGTTACCTACAGTTGGATTCTGGCTTATAAAAAATATCCAGATGCCGCCAAAGCCAAAGCAATGGAAGCTACCATTGAGTATGCATTGACTGATGGTCAAAAGCTGGCTGCTGAATTAGGTTATGTTCCTCTACCTGCAAATGTTGTTGCTAAGGTGGCTTCAGCGGCTGATCAAATTAGTCCTGAGTATAAAATTGCTGTCGGTAGTGCTACTAGTGCAAGTAAGTAG